One stretch of Streptomyces sp. MMBL 11-1 DNA includes these proteins:
- a CDS encoding LysE family translocator yields the protein MDAQLIAFTGVAAGMVALPGADFTVVVRNALASRTAGLATALGVAGGLLVHTALAVAGLAAVLVTMPVLFRTVQLLGGAYVLHLGVSALYAIRRRPSRDSSGSPSGTDKGEGEPGRPVPGSFGRALRQGFLTNALNPKAPVLFLSLLPQFVPHGRPPLPRTLLLAALVVVLALIWFPAVALLVDRLGRWLRRPRTARAIEGGSGVALTGLGLALVTGALLR from the coding sequence ATGGACGCACAACTGATCGCCTTCACCGGGGTCGCCGCCGGTATGGTCGCGCTGCCCGGCGCCGACTTCACCGTCGTCGTACGCAACGCCCTGGCCTCGCGCACCGCCGGCCTGGCCACCGCGCTCGGCGTCGCCGGAGGGCTGCTGGTGCATACCGCGCTCGCGGTCGCCGGGCTCGCCGCCGTGCTGGTGACGATGCCGGTCCTCTTCCGTACCGTCCAGCTGCTCGGCGGCGCGTACGTGCTCCACCTCGGAGTCAGCGCGCTGTACGCGATCCGCCGCCGGCCCTCACGGGACAGCTCCGGCTCCCCCTCCGGTACGGACAAGGGCGAGGGCGAGCCGGGGCGGCCCGTGCCCGGGTCGTTCGGACGCGCGCTGCGCCAGGGGTTCCTGACCAACGCGCTCAACCCGAAGGCCCCGGTCCTCTTCCTCAGCCTGCTGCCGCAGTTCGTGCCCCACGGCCGGCCGCCGCTGCCCAGGACCCTGCTGCTCGCGGCCCTCGTGGTGGTGCTGGCGCTGATCTGGTTCCCGGCCGTCGCCCTGCTCGTGGACCGGCTGGGCCGGTGGCTGCGCCGCCCGCGTACCGCCCGCGCCATCGAGGGCGGCAGCGGTGTGGCGCTCACCGGTCTGGGGCTGGCCTTGGTGACCGGCGCCCTGCTGCGTTGA
- a CDS encoding LysR family transcriptional regulator: MYDPTRLAALVAVAEAGSITRAAARLGYTAPALSQQLAKLEREAGAALLVRHHRGARLTAAGELLAGRARRVLDELDQARHELARLAGLSGGRLRVGTFTTAGIHLLPPVLSAFRRAHPEVELAVADYEPPGGIAAVVAGEVDLALTHAYEPATAGPPPVGVLVEPLLVEELVLVTSVGHRLSEGTGRLPVGELAGRPLISSAPTHPPRRGVERALAEAGATPAVVCESPGYALVCALVSAGLGVAVVPEMVASMATAPLSVRRLEPASFRRTISVVHRGDRSTAAAATLLALLRGGFGRGSTAPSANRPSAG, encoded by the coding sequence ATGTACGACCCGACACGGCTCGCGGCACTCGTGGCGGTCGCGGAGGCCGGATCGATCACCCGGGCCGCCGCCCGCCTGGGCTACACGGCGCCCGCGCTCTCCCAGCAGCTGGCCAAGCTGGAGCGGGAGGCGGGGGCGGCCCTGTTGGTGCGTCACCATCGCGGGGCGCGGCTGACGGCGGCGGGCGAGCTGCTGGCGGGCCGGGCCCGGCGGGTCCTGGACGAGCTGGACCAGGCGCGGCACGAGCTGGCGCGGCTGGCCGGACTCTCGGGTGGCAGGCTGCGGGTGGGGACGTTCACCACGGCCGGGATCCATCTGCTGCCGCCGGTCCTGAGTGCGTTCCGGCGCGCCCATCCGGAGGTCGAGCTGGCCGTCGCCGACTACGAACCGCCCGGCGGGATCGCCGCGGTGGTCGCGGGCGAGGTGGACCTCGCCCTGACCCATGCCTACGAACCGGCGACGGCCGGCCCCCCGCCGGTGGGCGTTCTCGTCGAACCCCTGCTGGTCGAGGAGCTGGTGCTGGTCACCTCGGTGGGCCACCGGCTCTCCGAGGGCACCGGACGGCTGCCGGTCGGCGAGCTGGCGGGGCGGCCGCTGATCAGCAGCGCGCCCACCCATCCGCCCCGGCGCGGGGTCGAGAGGGCGCTCGCCGAGGCCGGGGCGACGCCCGCGGTGGTCTGCGAGTCACCCGGGTACGCGCTGGTGTGCGCGCTGGTCAGCGCGGGTCTCGGGGTGGCGGTGGTGCCGGAGATGGTCGCCTCGATGGCGACGGCCCCGCTGTCGGTCCGGCGGCTGGAGCCCGCCTCGTTCCGCCGGACCATCTCGGTCGTGCACCGGGGCGACCGTTCGACCGCGGCGGCCGCGACGCTGCTCGCGCTGCTGCGCGGCGGTTTCGGCCGCGGGAGCACGGCCCCGTCCGCGAACCGGCCGTCGGCGGGCTGA
- a CDS encoding ATP-binding protein: protein MADHQEATVTLPTDPVSVSSARRHVARTLAQWGLPEDTEFADTIRLIISELATNAVQHTFGQSPTFTVDLRLERDEELYLGVTDSHPRWPQRLPAAVRQDNGRGMVIIRALAKERGGRLQVTPTAEGGKTVWIALPWGVPVQR from the coding sequence ATGGCAGACCATCAGGAAGCAACCGTCACTCTGCCGACCGATCCGGTGTCGGTCTCATCGGCCCGCAGACATGTCGCCAGGACCCTGGCCCAGTGGGGCCTGCCCGAAGACACCGAGTTCGCCGACACCATCCGCCTGATCATCTCGGAGCTGGCCACCAACGCCGTTCAGCACACGTTCGGCCAGTCACCCACCTTCACCGTGGATCTGCGCCTCGAACGCGACGAGGAGCTGTATCTCGGTGTCACGGACAGTCACCCCCGCTGGCCCCAGCGGCTGCCCGCCGCCGTACGGCAGGACAACGGCCGGGGCATGGTCATCATCCGGGCGCTGGCCAAGGAGCGCGGCGGGCGGCTCCAGGTGACCCCGACCGCCGAGGGCGGCAAGACGGTCTGGATCGCCCTCCCCTGGGGCGTTCCGGTGCAGCGCTGA
- a CDS encoding helix-turn-helix domain-containing protein, with protein MLHGPVVRRRKLGEELRSLRHASGLTSRDAARLLGWHQSKVSRIETGASGVTPADVSLLLDVYAVRDTQLRSLLEVLAGSAGGGGAGWWHAYRGLIPPQYRDFISLESQASTVRTLETSVVPGLLQTAGYARAVTRASLDGLPAGRLDSLVEVRLTRQRVLRANPPLRFTAVLDEAVLHREVGGPEVMRDQLQHLRQVAQLPHVQLQLLPFSAGGYVGLTGPFVIFSFPNISDLDVVVLDHLTSSLYLERKEDLDAYSSAFRSLQAHALSPERSLDLITEIGRS; from the coding sequence ATGCTGCACGGCCCCGTCGTCCGACGGCGCAAGCTCGGCGAGGAGCTGCGAAGTCTGCGCCACGCCTCCGGGCTGACCAGCCGGGACGCGGCGCGGCTGCTCGGCTGGCACCAGTCGAAGGTGAGCCGCATCGAGACCGGCGCGAGCGGGGTGACGCCCGCCGACGTGTCACTGCTGCTGGACGTCTACGCGGTGCGCGACACCCAGTTGCGCTCCCTGCTCGAAGTCCTCGCGGGATCGGCGGGTGGCGGCGGTGCGGGCTGGTGGCACGCCTACCGGGGGCTGATCCCACCGCAGTACCGCGACTTCATCAGCCTGGAGTCGCAGGCCAGTACGGTCCGGACGCTGGAGACCTCGGTGGTACCGGGACTTCTCCAGACCGCGGGGTACGCACGGGCCGTGACCCGCGCCTCGCTGGACGGGTTACCGGCCGGCCGGCTCGACTCCCTGGTGGAGGTCCGGCTGACCCGCCAGCGGGTCCTGCGCGCGAACCCGCCGCTGCGCTTCACCGCCGTGCTGGACGAGGCGGTGCTCCACCGCGAGGTGGGCGGGCCGGAGGTGATGCGAGACCAGTTGCAGCATCTGCGACAGGTGGCCCAACTCCCGCATGTGCAGTTGCAGTTGCTGCCGTTCTCGGCCGGCGGCTATGTCGGCCTCACCGGCCCTTTCGTTATTTTCTCCTTTCCGAACATTTCTGATCTGGATGTGGTCGTTCTTGACCACTTGACGAGTAGCCTCTATCTGGAGCGGAAAGAAGACCTCGACGCGTACAGCTCGGCCTTCCGTTCCTTGCAGGCACACGCGCTGTCGCCAGAACGCTCGCTGGACCTCATCACCGAGATCGGACGCAGCTAA
- a CDS encoding DUF397 domain-containing protein, whose protein sequence is MSDRLPLPAAPPRSTAPPAPHWRRSSHSTGMNNCVETARFGGALLAVRDSKNVDRPPLRFSPAAWSTFVAGLGPHGTGPHGTGPH, encoded by the coding sequence ATGTCAGACCGTCTCCCACTGCCCGCCGCACCCCCGCGGTCAACCGCGCCGCCCGCTCCGCACTGGCGGCGCAGCAGCCACTCCACCGGGATGAACAACTGCGTGGAGACCGCGCGGTTCGGCGGCGCACTGCTCGCCGTACGCGACTCGAAGAACGTGGACCGACCGCCGCTGCGCTTCTCGCCGGCGGCCTGGAGCACGTTCGTGGCCGGACTCGGCCCGCACGGAACCGGACCGCACGGAACCGGACCGCACTGA
- a CDS encoding 8-amino-7-oxononanoate synthase produces the protein MSFAPFDWIDAEARGRAAAGLVRALRPRGAEPELLDLASNDYLGLTRHPEVTAAAAAAARRWGAGATGSRLVTGSTALHAELERELAAFCGFEAALVFSSGYAANLAALTALTGHGSLIVSDAGNHASIVDGCRLSRAETAVVAHADPEAFGKALRAHDGRALAVTDSVFSVDGDAAPLPGLAEVCRSANAALLVDDAHGLGVLGAGGRGALAAARLAGGDGIVATLTLSKSLGSQGGAVLGPARVIDHLVNTARTFIFDTGLAPAAVGGALGALGVLRREPERADRAREVATALFTRFTAAELRTVRPDAAVVSVRAPSADAAVRWAADCRAAGMAVGCFRPPSVPDGVSRLRLTARADLTEEQIATAVATVLATAPRQADARVS, from the coding sequence ATGTCCTTCGCCCCGTTCGACTGGATCGACGCCGAGGCCCGCGGCCGGGCCGCCGCCGGACTCGTACGCGCCCTGCGTCCGCGCGGCGCCGAGCCGGAGCTGCTGGACCTCGCGAGCAACGACTATCTGGGCCTCACCCGGCATCCGGAGGTCACGGCCGCCGCGGCCGCCGCCGCGCGGCGGTGGGGCGCCGGAGCGACCGGGTCGCGCCTGGTCACCGGCTCCACCGCCCTGCATGCCGAACTCGAACGGGAGCTCGCCGCGTTCTGCGGTTTCGAGGCGGCCCTCGTGTTCTCCTCCGGGTACGCGGCCAATCTCGCCGCGCTGACCGCGCTGACCGGGCACGGCTCGCTCATCGTCTCCGACGCGGGCAACCACGCCTCGATCGTGGACGGTTGCCGGCTCTCCCGCGCCGAGACCGCCGTCGTCGCCCATGCCGACCCGGAGGCGTTCGGGAAGGCCCTGCGGGCGCACGACGGGCGGGCCCTCGCGGTCACCGACTCGGTGTTCTCCGTCGACGGCGACGCCGCCCCGCTCCCCGGACTGGCCGAGGTCTGTCGCTCCGCGAACGCCGCCCTGCTGGTCGACGACGCCCACGGCCTCGGAGTGCTGGGCGCCGGCGGCCGCGGCGCGCTCGCCGCGGCCCGGCTGGCGGGCGGCGACGGGATCGTGGCCACGCTCACCCTGTCCAAGTCCCTCGGCAGTCAGGGCGGGGCGGTCCTGGGCCCCGCCCGGGTCATCGACCACCTGGTCAACACGGCCCGTACGTTCATCTTCGACACCGGACTCGCCCCGGCGGCGGTGGGCGGCGCGCTCGGCGCCCTCGGGGTGCTGCGCCGGGAGCCCGAACGGGCCGACCGCGCCCGGGAGGTGGCCACCGCGCTGTTCACCCGGTTCACCGCCGCGGAGCTGAGGACGGTCCGGCCCGACGCTGCCGTCGTCTCCGTCCGGGCGCCCTCGGCGGACGCGGCGGTGCGCTGGGCGGCCGACTGCCGGGCGGCCGGGATGGCGGTGGGCTGCTTCCGCCCGCCGTCGGTACCGGACGGCGTCTCGCGGCTGCGGCTGACGGCGCGGGCCGACCTGACCGAGGAGCAGATCGCGACCGCGGTGGCCACGGTCCTGGCCACCGCTCCCCGGCAGGCGGACGCCCGGGTCAGCTGA